The DNA segment AAGCCGCCGGCGTAAAGGTCGCCACCTACCCCGACATCCGCTGGAAACGCTGCGACATAAAATCACTCAACCTCCTGCCCAACGTCATGGCCCGCATGGAAGCAAAGAAAAAAGGCTGCGACGAAGCAATCCTCGTCGACGAAAAAGGCGACATCACCGAAGGTGCAGGCAGCGCGTTCTTCATGATCGACGCCTCAAACCGTCACCTCATCACCCGCCCGCTAGGCCGTGAGATCCTCCCATCCATCACCCGCCGCATCGTCGAACAGATCGCCCCCGCCGCAGGCCTCACCGTCATCGAACGCACCATAACCCCCCGCCAGGCCAAAAAAGCCGACGAACTCTTCCTCGCCGTCACCACCACCGACATCACAGGCATAACCCACTTCGACGAACACCCCATCGCAAACGCAACCCCCGGCCCATACACAAAAGCCCTCGCCGCCGAATTCCAGAAACTGGTAAAAACCCAAACCAGCTAAAAGCTACATCAACAGCAAACTAACCGCCATCACCGCCATACCCCCGATCAGCCCCAGCAGACTGTCGTGCCCCTTGCCGTACGCCCGGCTCGTCGGCAGCAGCTCATCCAGGCTGATATACACCATCACACCCGCAACACCGCCGAACAGCACACCCATCACCTGAGGCGGGAACACACCGCCTTCCCCCACGATCAGCCGCATCGCAACATAAGCCATCCCCGCCCCCACAGGCTCGGCCAGCCCGCTCAAAAACGAATACACAAACGCCTTCCGCCGACTCCCAACCGCGTAATATATCGGCACCGAAACACTGATCCCCTCCGGTATGTTGTGCAGCGCGATAGCCACCGCGATCGCAAGCCCCACGCTCGGATCCTCCAGCGCCGCCAGAAACGTCGCCAGCCCCTCCGGAAAATTATGTATCGCTATCGCAAGCGCCGTAAACATCCCCATCCGCATCAGCTTCGAATGATCCACCCGATGATCGTGCGCCCCCGCCACCTCCGGTACATGATCAAAATCCGGCATCGGTGCATTCTCATCATGCAGAGGTTCCTGCTCCTCCGCCGTATGAACCTCATGCGGATTTTCCGCCGACGGCACAAGATTGTCTATCACCCCGATAAACAGTATCCCCCCGAAAAACGACATCACATTCACCCACTGCCCCCACCTCTCACCATAAACCGCAACCAGCGAATCGGCCCCCTTGAAAAATATCTCCACGAACGAAACGTACAGCATCACCCCCGCTGAAAATCCAGTCGCCACCGACAGAAACCGGTAATTCGTCCGCCCCGCAAAAAAAGCGATCACACTCCCGATCCCCGTCGCAAGCCCCGCGAACAACGTCAAACCGAATGCCATCCAAACACTGCCCATCTACGCTGCACCTCCAGTTCAGAAAAATTACGATCATTGGACTAACACAATACTACCCGCCAAAACCGCAATGAGCAAGAAACTCCTGCCCTTTACCTCCATTAAGGCCCTGCCCTCACGAGTGCCTGAAAGACCTCGCAGGCTCCGCCTGATCAATTGAAACCCACATGAAAACACCAAATTCCACAAAAACCTGTATTGTTTTATTGTTTATTTCCCTGCTTTCCATTATCTTCTGGTTTATGCGGAGCTTTTACCGCGACCTGCGGTTCAAACTTTTTTTATGGTAGCCTAAAGCCCATGAAAGCTGAAGCATTCTCAAACAACTTCTATGCAGCGGGTCTCAACGGCCTGCCTGAGCGTATCACCGTCAAAGGAAAAGACTTTCAGCTTTGGCAGGTTTTGAAGAACGACTTTTTCGCGGTCACGGGAATATACCTTATCGATCCCCAGCAAGCAAACAGCGCACCCCCAAAAGTCGTTCTGAAAATGGCCCGTTGCAGAAGCTTTTTCGGCCTCCCTCTCAAATGGCTCGGCAAATTAATGTGCCGCCACGAAATGCGTATGCTTGCACTGGTAAAAGAGATACCAAACGTTCCCCAAATTTACAGCCCATACGGCAAATATGGCTTCGTCTACAACTACATCCCCGGCAACACCCTCGACGACCGTCCCTGCCTGGATCCGGCTTTCTTCGATGAACTCCGCGATCTGCTGAAAAAAATACACCAGCGGAACATCGCTTACATCGACATGAACAAACGCGGAAACATCATCGTCGGTGAGGACGGCAAGCCCCGCCTCATCGATTTCCAGATCAGCCGTCACATCAAAACGTCCCCGATTCTGCCCGCCCTCTCGCACTACATCCGCAAACATCTCCAGCACGCGGACATCTATCACCTATGCAAACACAAAAGAAAATTCCAGCCGCATCTGCTCACCTCCGACGAACTCGCGACATACAAAAATCGTCCCGGCTGGATAAAAGCACACCGCCTTATAGCCAATCCCTACAGAACCATCCGCCGATCGATCCTTCGATTCTTACACAAAAAGTGCTTCCTTATCCCAGACAAAAACGCCAACCCAACCCCCGAAACAGATCCCGACAGATACCTCAAATGAAAGTTCGTCGGAGACCAGGCTGTCAAATTTCTGCGACTGGCCAACTGGCTGATCTTGCATTATCCATGTAACAGCATAACAATCGTCCAGTCTGACTCAAACAGCCCTACTGTCCCAGCCAGTACCCTGCAAATATCGCAAAGTCACTGTAATCCACAACGCCGTCAAGTGTCATATCCGCCTCCGGTCCCGCCGTAAGCCACTGATCCGCAACAACCGCGAAATCATCAGCATCCACATCCCCGTCCGGCTCAAAGTCACCGGGCACCACCACGCCGACACTCACTTCCGCACTCGCCATCTCATAAGGCACGATACCCGGCACCGCCGCACCGCTGCCGTCCAGCCCGTGATTGTGATACCACAGATCCCAGATCGTATCACCCCACGCCCGCAGCTTCGCAAAGAACGGATCCGTCTGAATAACATAAGCGTCCCCCGTACCCGAAGGCGACGGACTGCTCAGCGTATCCGAACCGTTGATCTCATCCCGCAGGAACTCGACATATTCTCGCGACGTCCCCTGATAATAAACCGAAACCTCCACCTTATCCGCCCACTTAGCAATATGCATATCGACCTGATCATATCCGCCCGCATATTCCTTCGCGGTGAAATAACCCTCATCCACAACCCCGTGCCATACAGGCCGACTCAGCCTCTCACCCGCCGCACTTATATCAAAACCCTTCGGCGGAATACGATTGTCCTTGTACCGCCCCGTCGCAAGCACGAAATGGAACGTCTCATCCTCACCCGTCAGATCGCTAGAAGGATGCACCTCATACACCAGCACATCTGAATACGCTTCCCCTTCACCAAGCGCAGGACTGCTGTTCGATTTTGCCAACCCCTTCAGCGTACCGACTGAATAGTCGTAAGGATTCACTTCATACAAAAGCTCCTCACCGCGATACGCCCTGATATTCACGAACATCCGCCTGCCTTCCGGAAATCCGCTGATCAGCTTGTGCCCCGTATTGTTCTGCACCCGGAACCCCAGCGCACCGCTGACCGGATCATACGAAACTCCCTTGATCGTCGCCGCCAGTCCCAACTGATCCAGTGCCCGATCGGACCCCGCCTTGAGCTTCGCCCCGTTGTTCACCGGACTCTCACCCGCCGACAGATCCAGCGTCAGCACATCCGGCCCCTTGCCCAGTATCTCCGCATTCCGCGCATCATACACCGGCCCCGACTCGTCCAGACTCGCCAGTATATACGAAATCCACGAATTGCCGCCCGTAAGATCATGCACAGGCATCCCCGAATTCGGATGCTCCGTACTCTCGCTGGGCCTCAAGGGCACACCGTTCTTGTCACAGCCGTACCCGATCCCGTCCCGCATATGGCAGTCCTGGCACTTGCCCGCAAAACCAACCCCCGCCGTCAACTGAGCAAACTCCGCATTCGTCGCAGCCCCGCCGCGCCCGTACGCCGAAAGCATAAACTCCGAGAACGTCCGCTCCACATGAAAATAACTGCTCGCCGAATACTGCTCCGATATCTCATGCGCTCCGCCCGACTGATCGGCCAAACCTGACAACCCCAGATTCGCCAAAGCAGGATTCGACACATCATGACACGTCGCACACATATACTTAGACTTATGATACCTGCTGTAAAGCATCGAATGCTTCGCACCCGCGTCCGCAAAACTCGCCCGCTTCTCACCGCCCGCACTCACGAAGAACTGACCGCTCGCATTCTCCGCATACGTCGGATAGATCGGCTGATTGAACTTGTCATAAAACGCATCCCCCGAAAGCGTCGTAACCCCGCTCGCCTCCAACGCATCCGCCTGATACGTCTCCAGCGCCATCGTCTGCGAAAGCGTCCCACTCCCCGGCCCGGTGTTCCCCGCCTCGTCCCAGTATCCGATCCAGTCCGAACCCTCACGCAGCCCCGCAAAAGTCGTCTCGAAAAACGGATCGTACATCGTATGACAGAAATCACAGTGTATCCCGTTAAAATCCGTCCCCGCCATCATCGACGCGTTCACCGGATCACTCCTGCCCTCGACCCAGCCCTCCGGAAAATGACAACGCATGCAAAGATCCCCAGCATTCGGATTCCCCAGCGCCCAGATCGAATCCTGCATCGCAACCGTAAAGCACGCATAAAATATCGGATCCCGCGCCGACTGCGCCATCATCGAACCCGACCAGTTAAACCCCGGCTCAACCGCCGGATCGTAATCAGCATGACAGTTAAGACACCGCCCAGGCCCCTCCAGATCAACCCCATCACCCGGCTGCGTACCAGGCATCCGCACCAGCGGATCGTCCTTCACAGCCAGCGGTGTCCACGCCGCAATCGCAAAAAGAGAAAACGCAAAAATCGCCGCAATAAAGAAATGCCTTCTCATCAACCCTCTCCTTTCGCAAAAACGGCATCTATACCGCCCCCAACCACACAGCAACCCGCAAAAACTGCCCTCAACCCGGCATCGCCGCATCGGTATTTCTCCCCATTATAGCAGACGCACACCTCCCCCACAACTAAATTTCTCAGTTACCACCTCGATTTAGCCGGCACTGCAAAAACCCGCACTGCATCCCTCAATCCCAGAAACTTCCCTCCTGCTTAAGCTGCTTCTCGAACGCCTCCAGCTCCCCCAGCATCTCCTTCACCAGCTCAGGCCTCTCCGCCGCTCGGTCGATCCTCTCACCAAGATCCTCCTCCACATTGAACAGCAGCGGCTTCTCACGCGACGCACTGAACCCGTAATTGTTCCCCGTCTGCGACCCGATCCGAATATGCAGCTTCCAAGCCCCCTTCCGTATCGCCGACGGCTTGTTGTCCCAATAGTTATAATAAAACGTGAACGGCCCCTCCTCCCACGCATACTCCCCAGGCATCAGCAGCCCACGTATATCCCGCCCGTCGATCGTCCTATCCTCAGGCACCTCAACCCCCGCCATCGCGAACACCGTAGGCAGCACATCCAGCGTACTCGCAGGCTCCTGCACGATCCGGTTCCCCGGTATCTTCCCCGGCCAGCAGAATATCCCCGGCACACGATGCCCGCCTTCCCACGTCGAACCCTTCCCGTCCCGGAACGGATACGCATACCCAACATGCATCCGCGCCTCGCCGTACCTCGGATGATCCTTCGTATCCCGAAACTTCACCCATGGCCCATTATCCGACGCAAACACAACCAGCGTATTCTCACTCACCCCCGCTTTCTCCAGCATCTCACGTATCCGCCCCACGCCATCATCGATCTCCATCATCACATCGCCCAGCAGCCCCCGCCGCGACTTCCCCTTGAACTCATCGCTCGCATGTATACCCAAATGCGGCATATTATACGCCACATACGCAAAGAAAGGCCTGCTCGAATTCTTCTCGATAAACCGCAACGCCCCCTCCGTCGTCCGCTTCGTCAGCGAATCACAAACCTCCGTATTCGAAGGCAGATTCCGCGCAAGCGTCCGATACCCCTTCACCGGATCTTCCCCACTCGCATCCGACTCCATCAGCTTGGCGTTCCCATAATCATGCGAAACATTTGTACCCATCCACTCATCGAACCCATGCGCCAAAGGCAGCGCATCACGCGTCATGCCGTTCCGCCCGTTCGGATTCCCCAGATGCCACTTCCCAAAGATCCCCGTAGTATACCCCTTGCTCTTCAACCCGTCCGCCAGCGTCACCTCCTTCGGATGAATATGCATCTTCGAACCCGGCCCAACTACCCATCGACCAAGCCCGCTCCGCCCGGGATACCGCCCAGTCAACAGCGAAAACCGCGACGCGGAACACGCCGGCGACGTCACGTAAAACTGCGAAAAGCTCACCCCCTCCTGCACCATCCGCCGTATATTCGGCGTCTTGATCGTCGGATTGCCGTTGTGCTCATAATCCCCGTACCCGCTGTCGTCCAGATAGATCATCACCACGTTCGGCCCAGCCGCCTTCCGCTCCGCACCAAACGAAACACCCCGCAAAGCACCAACCCCCAACGCCGCAGCACCGCTAACCTTCAAAAAAGCCCGTCTATCCATAACAACTCCACACAACCAAAACAAAATCAAAAATCAGAATCAAAAACACCACACCCATCAGTATACTCAACAACCCCCAATTCCACAAGCAAACATCCCCCAAACTTCGCCCCCCAATACGCACAGGCACAAAGCATTAGTTCATTGACCACCGCCCCACCCGTCATCACCCTGCCAAAAGCAACACACCCAACAAACACACAAAAGGCAGAAAGTGTTATACGCATTGTGAAATTTTTTCGCGCGCCACGGTTTTAGACTTGCGCCATCGCTAATGATGTGTCATAATTCCTAAAAAATGAAAGGAAATATGGCATGCACATCAGTGAGATCAAGTACGGTGACCTGCAAAAGTTAAAAGAAAAAGCTCGGATTGAAACCAATGCAAAGCAGCGAGATCGATATCGGGTGGTAGCCCTGGCATTGGAGGGATGGCAAACAAAAGCGATCATGACAAAACTTGATCGCAGCAAAAACTTCGTTCAGCGATGGTGTTATTTCTACCGTGATGGCGGCATTGAGGCTATCGCACCAAAACGTCAAAGCGGCAGGCCTACAAAACTGCCACGCAAAAAAGAGCCTGAGTTGATCAAGCGAATTCAAGATGGACCAACCGATTCAGACGGTGGTGTATGTGTGCTACGCGGCAGAGACATAAGACGGATTCTTGAAAGAGAATTTGGCGTAAAATATTCGCTCTTCGGCGTCTATGATCTAATGCATAGATTGGGGCTTTCATGTCTAAAACCAAGGCCTAAGCACCGAAAGAACGATCCGGAAAAAATGCAGCAGTGGTTGGAGCAAGCCCCCTTTTTGTCCAAAAAGTCCGAACAGAAAACCCCGAAAAGAAAATTGAGATCTGGTTCCAGGACGAAGTGCGAATAGGCCAGCAAGGAACACTGACCAATGTTTGGGCTCCAAAAGGATCCAGGCCTACAGCAGTAAAGCAGACCGAGTATGATTGGGTATATATTTTTGGAGCTGTCAATCCTGTCAATGGCAAATCGTCGGCTGTGATTACTCCGACTGTTAACACTGATTATATGAATCACCACCTGAGATTTATAAGCGAGGAGGCAGGCAAAGATGTACATGTGGTTCTGGTTCTTGATCAGGCTGGTTGGCATATCGCTAAACAGTTGGTTGTGCCGAAGAATATCAGCCTGCTTCACCTGCCTGCATACAGTCCGGAATTGAATCCGATAGAACGTCTTTGGGCCTATATGAAGAGTCACTACTTGAGCAACCGCATTTACAAAAATTATGAGGAAATATTCAACGCAGGAACAGTTGCATGGAACAATATAACCTCAGAAATGTTCTGCTCAATATGCAATACTGAATGGATTAAGCATGAGAATTAATCACAATGCGTATTAGTCCATCAACCGCATTGCATTCGCACAGCAAAACTGACACGGTCAATGAAGTGATACTTTTCGCCGTCCTGCACTTGACAACCGGATACAAAATACTAAAATAAAACAGTTTCCACAAAATCGCAAACGTCCACAGGAGGACAAATAAATGGCAACCAAATCGTACCGTGCCCGGATCCTCACCGACTCCCGCCTCGCCGCCGCACTCGATCGCACCCACGTCGTCTTTGTAGAATCGCTCAAGCAGATGATCAATACATACCTCCGCATGCAGAACGGCAAATTCGGCCCCGACCATAAGAAGCTCGCCCAGATAATGCTCTCCCGCTCCAACACTTTTGCCCACGGCGTTATGGACCAGATAACCCGCGACCAACCCACCTCGACACTGGACGAAGAATGGACCGACCTCGCCCGTCGCATACACAAAACCACGGGCCCTCTCTTCCTCCAGGCCGAACGCTTCGCAACCGTCAAGAACCGCGCTATACACACAAAATCTCGCGGCAAGGTCATCCCTTCTCCAGAAACACTCGCCGTACCAGCCAAATTCTGGCACCAGGTCTGCGACAGCGCCTCCGCCTACATCCGCTCAAACCGAGAACTCATGCAGCAGTGGCGGAAGGACCGCGCAGCCTGGCTCAAAGACAAAAACGAATGGCAGCAAAAGCACCCCGAATTCATGCAGTTCTATAACGGCCCATATCAAAACTTCCTCAAGCTATGCGATGACGACCGCATCACCTCCCAGCTCGCCGCCGAACAGCAGCCTACCGCCTCCAAAAACAACCGCCCCCGTAAGACCGGCAAACGCTTCGCCCGCTGGCACCTCTGGTACAAATGGCTCAGCGAAAACCCCGAAATAATAGAATGGCGAAACAAGGCCTCCGCCTCAGACTTCAAAACCGTCACCGACGACGTTCGCAAACAGATAATCACCAAATACCCCCAGCAGAACAAATACATTACCCGCCTGCTCGACTGGCTCGAAGACAACAACCCCGAACTCAAAACCCTCGAAAACCTACGCCGAACATACGTCAAAAAATTCGACTCCTTCAAAAGACCCCCGACCCTCACGCTCCCCTCGCCGTACAGACACCCCTACTGGTTCACCATGGAACTCGACCAGTTCTACAAAAAAGCAGACTTCGAAAATGGAACCATCCAACTCCTGCTCATAGACGAGGACGACGACGGCAACTGGTTCTTCAACTGGATGCCCGCCAGCCTCAAGCCCGACCCCCGACTCGTCCCCTCATGGCGCGCCGAAACATTCGAAACCGAAGGCCGCTTTCCGCCATATCTCGGCGGAAAGATCGGCAAAAAGCTCTCACGCCCCGCACCGACCGACGCCGAACGAAAAGCAGGCATCGCCGGCGCAAAGCTCATGATCAAGAACAACCGCAGCGAACTGCTCTTCACGGTCTTCGAACAGGATTGCCCGCCGCGTGTCAAATGGGCAAAAACCAAAAACCGAAAATGCCCCGCCGACAACGCCTTCTCCTCCGACGGCAAAACACGCAAACCCCTGCGCATACTTTCAATCGACCTCGGCATCCGTCACATCGGCGCATTCGCTCTCACACAGGGCACACGAAACGACTCCGCATGGCAAACCGAATCACTCAAAAAAGGCATCATAAACAGCCCCTCAATACCCCCGCTCCGTCAGGTCCGCCGCCACGACTACGACCTCAAACGAAAACGCCGCCGCCACGGAAAACCCGTAAAGGGCCAGCGATCGAACGCAAACCTTCAGGCCCACAGAACCAACATGGCACAGGACCGCTTCAAGAAAGGCGCATCCGCCATCGTCTCACTCGCCCGCGAACACTCCGCCGACCTCATCCTGTTCGAAAATCTCCATAGCCTCAAATTCTCCGCATTTGACGAACGCTGGATGAACCGCCAGCTCCGCGACATGAACCGACGACACATCGTCGAACTCGTCAGCGAACAGGCCCCCGAATTCGGCATCACCGTCAAGGACGACATTAATCCCTGGATGACAAGCCGCATATGCTCCAACTGCAACCTCCCCGGCTTCCGCTTCTCCATGAAAAAGAAAAACCCCTACCGCGAAAAACTCCCTCGCGAAAAATGCACCGACTTCGGCTACCCCGTCTGGGAACCCGGCGGCCACCTCTTCCGATGCCCCCACTGCGATCATCGCGTAAACGCCGACATAAACGCAGCCGCAAATCTCGCCAACAAATTCTTCGGCCTCGGCTACTGGAACAACGGCCTCAAATACGACGCCGAAACCAAAACTTTCACCGTCCACACAGACAAAAAAACACCGCCCCTCATCTTCAAGCCTCGACCCCAATTCGACCTCTGGGCGGACTCGGTAAAAACTCGCAAACAGCTCGGCCCCGATCCATTCTGATTTTCACTTGCGATCGAACCCGAATTATATATAATAATATACGCCTATCAGCCAACATGCTCGCTTTGCGAAGGCTGACGGCCCGCTCTCATTTGGCATTGCCGGGAGCCGGAGTTTTCGGAAGAGAGTGTCGACGACTGCTGATCTCCGCATCCGCGTCCTGTTCGCCAGGCCGGGTCGGGTGTACGGATCATGCTGGCAGCAGTCTACGCCGAGAACATTCGCTTTTTTATATGTGCATAAGTTGCCGCGAACTCCAGGCGCGCACGAATTCCCCGGCAGGTTCGCGGAATGTGCCTAATTCCGCAGCATAAAGGGACTTACAGAAATTATATCCTATGTATTCACACGCTTATTGCTTAAAAACACAATGTCCCGCCGGGGTTCGCGATATGCGCCGCCCAAACCACTGAAAACAAACAACTTGCAAACACAGCCGGCGCAACCCGCACACAACCGCGAATGGACACCAGTCTCCAAATTAAGATATTAGTGTCTGTTACGGCGCAACCCGCACACAACCGCGAATGGACACACTCAATCAACTTCATAAACTTCTTCTGACTCTCAGGCGCAACCCGCACACAACCGCGAATGGACACAACTCCCGGGCATACTCGACATCCGAACCCCCAAGGCGCAACCCGCACACAACCGCGAATGGACACACAAACTGTTTCGCTACCCTCACCGCCCCCCTCATGGCGCAACCCGCACACAACCGCGAATGGACACGGTACTTGATCCATGACAACCTCACCAAATTAGAGGCGCAACCCGCACACAACCGCGAATGGACACTATCAAAGGCGCGAATCTCTCGTTATTGTCTTCGGCGCAACCCGCACATAACCGCGAATGGACACCTATGTGATTTTTCGCGATCTCTCGCGTTATTCGGCGCAACCCGCACACAACCGCGAATGGACACAAGTTGATGTTAGCAGTACGCACACACCGAGCACGGCGCAACCCGCACACAACCGCGAATGGACACGCCAGCTTATGACAGCGAGGCGAAAAAGTCTGAGGCGCAACCCGCACACAACCGCGAATGGACACGTTTTGTGCTCGTGCCATAAACCTAGTATACCTGGCGCAACCCGCACACAACCGCGAATGGACACCTGTTGCGCACAGTGTACTTAGAATCACGGTGAGGCGCAACCCGCACACAACCGCGAATGGACACCTGAACAACATGGTATCTAAATGGTATCTAATAGGCGCAACCCGCACACAACCGCGAATGGACACCTGAACAACATGGTATCTAAATGGTATCTAATAGGCGCAACCCGCACACAACCGCGAACAAACCCATGTGCCGCTCGAGGCCACGGAGGCCAATCTACGTACGCAACACGCCCACACTGACGAAACTTAACCAACTCGCCTCCCACTATACCAAAAACCCAGCAAACAAAAGACAAAGCCTATGGACCCGCAAATTGCTTAAGTGTGTTGATAATGATTATCTTTATCTGTCAAGGCGAGGAAACCCATCACGGTTTAACAACACAAACCCCCATGGTTGAAATCCACCGACACACACCAAAATGTCAAACCGAAAATATCCCATCACAAAACCCGAAAACCGGACCAATCCTCTACTCCCACCTCCAATTCCCGAACCCACCAACCGCATAACATTTAAATGAAAAGTCCGCCGAGAATGGACCTACCAAAAAGCACGCCTAATGCGCGGCTGTTATATTCTGCCCCGGCCTAACGGACGCACGACCAACACCACACCACCTACGAACGACCAACCACCCGGCCAACCCACGCCGTCACCAAAAAACAAATCGTCACACTCTGCGCGCACTCCAGGCAATCGCCACAACCAACTTCCGGAATACCACCGAACAAAAGAGCCCCACCCGGTAAGCAGACCCTTCCCTGCAAAATCAGATACCCATCAGAGAGAACAAACCGCCTATAAACGTGCGAGCAAAAAAGCGTATTGATAATAGTTATCATTATCTCCACCACAAGAAATGCCCCTCC comes from the Anaerohalosphaera lusitana genome and includes:
- the zupT gene encoding zinc transporter ZupT, producing the protein MGSVWMAFGLTLFAGLATGIGSVIAFFAGRTNYRFLSVATGFSAGVMLYVSFVEIFFKGADSLVAVYGERWGQWVNVMSFFGGILFIGVIDNLVPSAENPHEVHTAEEQEPLHDENAPMPDFDHVPEVAGAHDHRVDHSKLMRMGMFTALAIAIHNFPEGLATFLAALEDPSVGLAIAVAIALHNIPEGISVSVPIYYAVGSRRKAFVYSFLSGLAEPVGAGMAYVAMRLIVGEGGVFPPQVMGVLFGGVAGVMVYISLDELLPTSRAYGKGHDSLLGLIGGMAVMAVSLLLM
- a CDS encoding aminotransferase class IV; the encoded protein is MEIAVINDKQIPLTQLDPAYLDRGTYFGDGVYEVVRSYDGRIFALDDHLARFARSMREIQITGLDLDHVRKTIRSAFAQAEIPNARIYFHVTRGSERREHAPSPDLAPNFFLTVTEIGDCSARKAAGVKVATYPDIRWKRCDIKSLNLLPNVMARMEAKKKGCDEAILVDEKGDITEGAGSAFFMIDASNRHLITRPLGREILPSITRRIVEQIAPAAGLTVIERTITPRQAKKADELFLAVTTTDITGITHFDEHPIANATPGPYTKALAAEFQKLVKTQTS
- a CDS encoding GC-type dockerin domain-anchored protein, coding for MRRHFFIAAIFAFSLFAIAAWTPLAVKDDPLVRMPGTQPGDGVDLEGPGRCLNCHADYDPAVEPGFNWSGSMMAQSARDPIFYACFTVAMQDSIWALGNPNAGDLCMRCHFPEGWVEGRSDPVNASMMAGTDFNGIHCDFCHTMYDPFFETTFAGLREGSDWIGYWDEAGNTGPGSGTLSQTMALETYQADALEASGVTTLSGDAFYDKFNQPIYPTYAENASGQFFVSAGGEKRASFADAGAKHSMLYSRYHKSKYMCATCHDVSNPALANLGLSGLADQSGGAHEISEQYSASSYFHVERTFSEFMLSAYGRGGAATNAEFAQLTAGVGFAGKCQDCHMRDGIGYGCDKNGVPLRPSESTEHPNSGMPVHDLTGGNSWISYILASLDESGPVYDARNAEILGKGPDVLTLDLSAGESPVNNGAKLKAGSDRALDQLGLAATIKGVSYDPVSGALGFRVQNNTGHKLISGFPEGRRMFVNIRAYRGEELLYEVNPYDYSVGTLKGLAKSNSSPALGEGEAYSDVLVYEVHPSSDLTGEDETFHFVLATGRYKDNRIPPKGFDISAAGERLSRPVWHGVVDEGYFTAKEYAGGYDQVDMHIAKWADKVEVSVYYQGTSREYVEFLRDEINGSDTLSSPSPSGTGDAYVIQTDPFFAKLRAWGDTIWDLWYHNHGLDGSGAAVPGIVPYEMASAEVSVGVVVPGDFEPDGDVDADDFAVVADQWLTAGPEADMTLDGVVDYSDFAIFAGYWLGQ
- a CDS encoding winged helix-turn-helix domain-containing protein → MHISEIKYGDLQKLKEKARIETNAKQRDRYRVVALALEGWQTKAIMTKLDRSKNFVQRWCYFYRDGGIEAIAPKRQSGRPTKLPRKKEPELIKRIQDGPTDSDGGVCVLRGRDIRRILEREFGVKYSLFGVYDLMHRLGLSCLKPRPKHRKNDPEKMQQWLEQAPFLSKKSEQKTPKRKLRSGSRTKCE
- a CDS encoding sulfatase encodes the protein MDRRAFLKVSGAAALGVGALRGVSFGAERKAAGPNVVMIYLDDSGYGDYEHNGNPTIKTPNIRRMVQEGVSFSQFYVTSPACSASRFSLLTGRYPGRSGLGRWVVGPGSKMHIHPKEVTLADGLKSKGYTTGIFGKWHLGNPNGRNGMTRDALPLAHGFDEWMGTNVSHDYGNAKLMESDASGEDPVKGYRTLARNLPSNTEVCDSLTKRTTEGALRFIEKNSSRPFFAYVAYNMPHLGIHASDEFKGKSRRGLLGDVMMEIDDGVGRIREMLEKAGVSENTLVVFASDNGPWVKFRDTKDHPRYGEARMHVGYAYPFRDGKGSTWEGGHRVPGIFCWPGKIPGNRIVQEPASTLDVLPTVFAMAGVEVPEDRTIDGRDIRGLLMPGEYAWEEGPFTFYYNYWDNKPSAIRKGAWKLHIRIGSQTGNNYGFSASREKPLLFNVEEDLGERIDRAAERPELVKEMLGELEAFEKQLKQEGSFWD
- a CDS encoding zinc ribbon domain-containing protein, translating into MATKSYRARILTDSRLAAALDRTHVVFVESLKQMINTYLRMQNGKFGPDHKKLAQIMLSRSNTFAHGVMDQITRDQPTSTLDEEWTDLARRIHKTTGPLFLQAERFATVKNRAIHTKSRGKVIPSPETLAVPAKFWHQVCDSASAYIRSNRELMQQWRKDRAAWLKDKNEWQQKHPEFMQFYNGPYQNFLKLCDDDRITSQLAAEQQPTASKNNRPRKTGKRFARWHLWYKWLSENPEIIEWRNKASASDFKTVTDDVRKQIITKYPQQNKYITRLLDWLEDNNPELKTLENLRRTYVKKFDSFKRPPTLTLPSPYRHPYWFTMELDQFYKKADFENGTIQLLLIDEDDDGNWFFNWMPASLKPDPRLVPSWRAETFETEGRFPPYLGGKIGKKLSRPAPTDAERKAGIAGAKLMIKNNRSELLFTVFEQDCPPRVKWAKTKNRKCPADNAFSSDGKTRKPLRILSIDLGIRHIGAFALTQGTRNDSAWQTESLKKGIINSPSIPPLRQVRRHDYDLKRKRRRHGKPVKGQRSNANLQAHRTNMAQDRFKKGASAIVSLAREHSADLILFENLHSLKFSAFDERWMNRQLRDMNRRHIVELVSEQAPEFGITVKDDINPWMTSRICSNCNLPGFRFSMKKKNPYREKLPREKCTDFGYPVWEPGGHLFRCPHCDHRVNADINAAANLANKFFGLGYWNNGLKYDAETKTFTVHTDKKTPPLIFKPRPQFDLWADSVKTRKQLGPDPF
- a CDS encoding IS630 family transposase codes for the protein MVGASPLFVQKVRTENPEKKIEIWFQDEVRIGQQGTLTNVWAPKGSRPTAVKQTEYDWVYIFGAVNPVNGKSSAVITPTVNTDYMNHHLRFISEEAGKDVHVVLVLDQAGWHIAKQLVVPKNISLLHLPAYSPELNPIERLWAYMKSHYLSNRIYKNYEEIFNAGTVAWNNITSEMFCSICNTEWIKHEN